One window of Desulfuromonadaceae bacterium genomic DNA carries:
- a CDS encoding HDIG domain-containing protein: MMTKNERKAEKESPLKIWWAGFWREKAGPESRSQRYFLLFLLTFFLTWVILPKGGFAPVHYAPGDVASRDVKAPLEMLIPDEGLTAKKRQEAADAVRPLYDYDARAGTELEKKLIQILRLVAAESAPGEKNFEALAQQVTVLLGDSLSIEEIRWLDGLPKTPEFIEAVRTAINAVLRSKIVTNRRLFSADVERGVVLRNLQSQQEDVVKGGEGILDLASAQTLLQERLTQIDGLSRAQKQKLIAVCQRILRPNLTFNKNETESRKQQALEAVAPVLFQVKKGEMIVREGERVTAEQIQELRALSELGNEPGNQRTAVGMFICINLLFFIMHRFAGRNIRKYNPGNRDILFLTVVLAGLFVLIKVSIFVSTALEGTLPAIDGASYYYVIPFAAGAMLVRIVLNSEIALFFTLSVALLAGVLFGNSLFITLYVFLGSLVGAHGVRQCKQRTTLYRAGLILSLANVSLVLGLHLLSGRGFEVQLLYKLGFALGNGLVCAVIVNGTVPLVEYLFKYTTDVKLLELANMNTPILRELMIQAPGTYHHSIIVGNLVEAAAEKINANPLLARVAAYYHDIGKIKKPLYFVENIRGGENRHDRLAPSMSALILISHVKDGAEMAREIKLGEALVDIIRQHHGTGLIKFFYEKAKTQSGTDMPAINEQDYRYPGPKPQTREAALIMLADAVEAASRTLADPTPARIQGLVQKIINNIFNDGQLNECELTLKDLHNIAKSFNQILGGIFHQRIDYPEPAFKERDKDATRKKNGDDSPREPTKETQDTNVTAEAGRKEDLKRLGMS, from the coding sequence ATGATGACAAAAAACGAGCGTAAAGCGGAAAAAGAAAGCCCGTTGAAGATCTGGTGGGCTGGCTTCTGGCGTGAGAAGGCGGGGCCAGAAAGTCGCTCTCAGCGGTATTTTCTGTTGTTTCTGCTCACCTTTTTTCTGACCTGGGTCATCCTTCCCAAAGGAGGCTTTGCGCCGGTCCATTATGCGCCGGGAGATGTTGCGTCACGCGACGTCAAGGCTCCGCTAGAAATGTTGATTCCTGATGAAGGGTTGACCGCCAAGAAACGCCAGGAGGCGGCTGACGCGGTTCGTCCGTTATACGATTACGATGCGCGCGCCGGGACAGAGCTTGAAAAGAAATTGATTCAGATCCTTCGCCTGGTGGCGGCTGAAAGTGCCCCTGGAGAGAAGAATTTTGAAGCGTTGGCGCAGCAGGTTACCGTGCTGCTCGGTGACTCCTTGAGTATTGAAGAAATTCGCTGGCTTGACGGCTTGCCGAAGACGCCTGAATTTATTGAGGCGGTGCGCACGGCGATCAATGCGGTGCTACGAAGCAAGATTGTTACCAATCGCCGACTTTTCAGCGCCGACGTCGAACGTGGTGTCGTGCTGCGCAATCTTCAATCGCAGCAGGAGGACGTGGTCAAGGGTGGGGAAGGAATCCTTGACCTGGCCTCTGCCCAGACGTTGCTGCAAGAGCGCTTGACGCAGATCGACGGTCTGAGCCGGGCGCAGAAGCAGAAGCTGATTGCAGTCTGTCAACGGATTTTGCGTCCCAATCTGACTTTCAATAAAAATGAAACCGAGTCACGCAAACAACAGGCGCTGGAAGCCGTTGCCCCGGTTTTGTTTCAGGTGAAAAAAGGAGAAATGATCGTCCGCGAGGGGGAGCGGGTGACTGCTGAGCAGATTCAGGAATTGCGTGCCCTCAGCGAATTGGGGAATGAGCCGGGGAATCAACGCACAGCGGTCGGAATGTTTATCTGTATCAACCTGTTGTTTTTTATCATGCATCGTTTTGCCGGACGCAATATTCGTAAATATAATCCCGGTAACCGCGATATCCTCTTTCTGACCGTTGTCCTGGCCGGACTTTTTGTCCTTATCAAAGTCTCGATCTTTGTTTCGACCGCCCTCGAAGGGACGCTCCCTGCGATCGATGGTGCCAGTTATTATTACGTGATCCCCTTTGCTGCCGGGGCAATGCTGGTGCGGATTGTACTCAACTCTGAAATTGCCCTGTTTTTCACGCTGTCAGTCGCTCTTCTTGCCGGGGTTCTCTTTGGCAACAGCCTGTTTATTACCCTTTATGTGTTTCTGGGCAGTCTGGTTGGCGCACACGGGGTGCGCCAGTGTAAACAACGCACGACCCTTTATCGGGCCGGATTGATTCTGTCCCTTGCGAACGTTTCTCTGGTTCTCGGTTTACACCTGTTGAGCGGGCGTGGATTTGAGGTGCAACTGCTGTATAAACTCGGTTTTGCGCTTGGCAACGGGCTGGTGTGTGCGGTGATTGTCAATGGCACGGTCCCGCTGGTTGAATACCTGTTTAAATACACCACTGATGTCAAGTTGCTTGAGTTGGCGAACATGAACACGCCGATTTTGCGCGAATTGATGATTCAGGCGCCCGGCACCTATCACCATTCAATTATTGTCGGCAATCTGGTCGAGGCGGCGGCTGAAAAGATTAACGCGAATCCTTTGCTGGCCAGGGTGGCTGCTTATTACCACGACATCGGCAAGATCAAAAAACCACTGTATTTTGTTGAAAACATCAGGGGGGGAGAAAACCGGCATGACCGTCTCGCCCCTTCGATGAGTGCCTTGATTCTGATTTCACATGTCAAGGATGGCGCCGAAATGGCGCGTGAGATCAAGCTGGGAGAAGCTCTGGTCGATATCATCCGTCAGCACCATGGGACGGGTCTGATCAAATTTTTCTACGAAAAGGCCAAGACCCAGTCCGGGACAGACATGCCGGCGATTAATGAACAGGATTATCGTTATCCCGGGCCGAAACCGCAAACCCGGGAGGCGGCGCTGATCATGCTCGCCGACGCCGTTGAGGCCGCCAGCCGGACCCTGGCCGATCCGACCCCGGCACGCATTCAGGGGTTGGTGCAGAAAATTATCAATAATATCTTTAACGACGGACAGCTCAATGAATGTGAACTGACCCTGAAAGACCTGCATAATATCGCCAAGAGTTTCAATCAGATTCTGGGCGGGATTTTTCATCAGCGGATTGACTACCCCGAACCGGCCTTTAAAGAGCGCGACAAAGACGCAACGAGAAAGAAAAATGGCGACGATTCACCTCGAGAACCGACAAAAGAAACACAAGATACCAACGTTACTGCTGAAGCGGGCCGCAAGGAAGATCTTAAACGCCTTGGCATGTCCTGA
- a CDS encoding hemolysin family protein: MDLKGALVGKEEKHLFPLWKRFFLLLSGGPRPALTEKELQEIIEKSEAEGVINEDEGEMLHSIFTLGETIVREIMVPRTDMVCCAVEAGVSEVLKSIIDAGHSRIPLYAGSVDRIVGVVYAKDLLNYWGVDNAEINLGKVMREPYFVPETKNIEELLQEFKVKRVHLAIAVDEYGGTSGLITIEDLLEEIVGDIQDEFDREEDLLIVESDGNVLVDARMSLEEFENYFKVEILRDKIDSVGGYLCQIFGYLPKSGEEVVDQGLRMSVVESDARSIRKVRVTPLDPSDTLPVA, translated from the coding sequence ATCGATCTTAAAGGGGCTCTTGTGGGTAAAGAAGAAAAGCACTTATTCCCGCTCTGGAAACGTTTTTTTCTGTTGCTTTCTGGTGGGCCGCGTCCCGCCTTAACGGAAAAAGAACTCCAGGAAATTATTGAGAAATCCGAGGCCGAAGGCGTTATCAACGAAGATGAAGGGGAGATGCTTCACTCGATCTTTACCCTTGGCGAGACGATTGTACGTGAAATCATGGTACCGCGAACCGACATGGTTTGTTGTGCGGTCGAAGCTGGCGTTAGCGAGGTTCTCAAGTCAATTATCGATGCCGGGCATTCCCGTATTCCGCTCTATGCGGGGAGTGTCGACCGGATCGTCGGTGTCGTTTACGCCAAGGACTTGCTCAATTACTGGGGGGTTGACAATGCTGAGATTAATCTCGGCAAGGTCATGCGCGAGCCTTATTTTGTCCCTGAAACCAAGAATATTGAGGAACTCCTTCAGGAATTTAAAGTCAAACGCGTTCATCTGGCGATCGCCGTCGATGAATATGGCGGAACTTCCGGGCTGATTACGATTGAAGACCTGCTGGAAGAGATCGTCGGGGATATTCAGGACGAGTTTGATCGGGAAGAAGATCTGCTGATTGTCGAGTCGGATGGTAACGTGCTGGTCGATGCCCGCATGAGTCTGGAGGAGTTTGAAAACTATTTCAAGGTGGAAATATTGCGGGACAAGATCGATTCAGTCGGCGGGTATCTGTGCCAGATTTTTGGTTACCTTCCCAAATCGGGAGAGGAAGTTGTTGATCAGGGGCTGC
- the ybeY gene encoding rRNA maturation RNase YbeY, translating into MATIHLENRQKKHKIPTLLLKRAARKILNALACPDAELSIIIVSDDAIHALNKAYLQRDRPTNVISFPMQEGDGVGVHPTLLGDVAISVDTATRDALEAGIDPLRELIFLLLHGILHLLGYDHERGDECEARIMEAKEQEIFRLIETEMLTATDHA; encoded by the coding sequence ATGGCGACGATTCACCTCGAGAACCGACAAAAGAAACACAAGATACCAACGTTACTGCTGAAGCGGGCCGCAAGGAAGATCTTAAACGCCTTGGCATGTCCTGACGCGGAACTGTCAATCATTATTGTCAGCGACGACGCAATCCACGCTTTGAACAAAGCCTATCTGCAGCGTGATCGGCCGACGAATGTCATCTCATTTCCGATGCAGGAAGGTGACGGCGTCGGGGTGCACCCCACCTTGCTCGGAGATGTTGCCATCTCGGTCGATACGGCAACGCGTGACGCCCTCGAAGCCGGAATCGATCCGCTGCGTGAACTGATTTTCCTTCTGCTGCACGGTATACTGCACCTGCTGGGATATGATCATGAGCGCGGCGATGAATGTGAAGCCCGGATCATGGAAGCAAAAGAACAGGAAATCTTTCGCTTGATTGAAACCGAAATGTTGACTGCCACAGATCATGCCTGA
- a CDS encoding PhoH family protein: MGNNNNEKFASTDPALAGLLFGQQNQHLKKIERLLDVRISSNGLDVSITGDAAQAKIARRLLEELQSLLVAGYPLYPADIDYAVRVLCQDSSARLKEIFLDTVFVSARNKIIAPKSLAQKSYLDAMRSFDVVFGVGPAGTGKTYLAMATAVAYLKKKEVSRILLARPAVEAGERLGFLPGDIAEKVNPYLRPLYDALFDMLGLEQGQELIEKGVVEVAPLAFMRGRTLNDAFVILDEAQNTTAEQMKMFLTRIGLGSRAVITGDITQIDLPTGKGSGLVEARRILQGVDGISFNYFTDQDVVRHPIVQSIVQAYERDQRSIRKKSDAFS, encoded by the coding sequence TTGGGGAACAATAATAATGAGAAGTTTGCCAGTACCGATCCGGCACTGGCAGGTCTTCTCTTCGGACAGCAAAATCAGCATCTGAAGAAGATTGAACGTCTGCTGGACGTGCGCATCAGTTCGAACGGTCTTGATGTCTCGATTACGGGCGATGCTGCACAGGCCAAAATTGCCCGACGATTACTCGAAGAACTACAGTCACTTCTGGTTGCCGGGTATCCGCTCTATCCGGCCGATATCGATTATGCCGTGCGCGTTCTCTGTCAGGATTCCAGTGCCCGACTCAAAGAAATTTTCCTCGACACCGTTTTTGTCTCGGCACGCAACAAGATCATTGCTCCCAAAAGTCTGGCGCAAAAAAGTTATCTTGACGCCATGCGTTCATTCGATGTGGTCTTTGGCGTCGGGCCGGCCGGTACCGGGAAAACCTACCTGGCCATGGCCACGGCAGTCGCCTATTTAAAAAAGAAAGAAGTGAGCCGGATACTGCTGGCACGACCGGCCGTTGAAGCGGGGGAACGGCTTGGTTTTTTGCCGGGGGACATTGCCGAGAAGGTCAATCCTTATCTGCGGCCGCTCTATGATGCGTTATTTGATATGCTGGGGCTGGAGCAAGGGCAGGAGCTGATTGAAAAAGGGGTTGTGGAGGTCGCGCCGTTGGCGTTTATGCGCGGGCGAACCTTGAATGATGCCTTTGTTATCCTCGATGAGGCCCAGAATACCACGGCTGAACAGATGAAAATGTTTCTCACCCGGATCGGGCTTGGCAGTCGCGCGGTAATTACCGGGGATATTACCCAGATCGATTTGCCGACCGGAAAGGGCTCCGGTCTGGTCGAAGCCCGACGCATCTTGCAAGGGGTTGACGGAATCAGCTTTAATTACTTTACGGATCAGGATGTTGTGCGCCATCCGATCGTACAATCGATTGTGCAGGCGTATGAACGCGATCAACGTAGCATTCGAAAAAAAAGTGATGCTTTTTCATGA